From the genome of Hymenobacter cellulosilyticus, one region includes:
- a CDS encoding MFS transporter — protein sequence MDDLLSARPLDKLAIFSGKGVQMRTFHLTWLTFFFCFFGWFGIAPLMPLVREQLHLDKGQIGNIVIASVSATILARLVIGKLCDTLGPRLTYTLLLVVGAVPVMLIGLSNSYQSFLLFRLAIGIIGASFVITQFHTSMMFAPNVVGTANAVAGGWGNLGGGIANMVMPLVAAGFVSLGYVDRANSWRLAMVVPGLILLVMAWLYYKYTQDTPRGNYADIQRESAQQPKGTFLLALRDYRTWVLALAYGACFGIEITIDNVAAVYFVDHFGATMVMAGMLAGIFGFMNIFARGLGGWVSDKAGRTYGMQGKWLLLSGLLVLEGVGIALFALAPSLPLAIAAMLGFALFLKMANGCTYSIVPFVNKQALGSVSGVVGAGGNLGAMLVGFLFKSASISYSTAFLYIGIGVAAVGGLVLLVRLVRREISEPAAEAATEAPLTLAGA from the coding sequence ATGGACGATTTGCTGAGTGCCCGGCCGCTGGATAAGCTCGCCATTTTCTCCGGGAAAGGCGTGCAGATGCGCACCTTTCACCTGACTTGGCTCACGTTTTTCTTCTGCTTTTTCGGCTGGTTCGGCATTGCGCCCCTCATGCCCCTGGTGCGCGAGCAGCTCCACCTCGACAAAGGTCAGATTGGCAACATCGTCATTGCCTCGGTGTCGGCTACCATTCTGGCCCGCCTGGTTATCGGCAAGCTTTGCGACACGCTGGGGCCCCGCCTGACCTACACGCTGCTGCTCGTGGTGGGGGCCGTGCCGGTCATGCTAATTGGCCTGAGCAACAGTTACCAAAGCTTTCTGCTGTTTCGGCTGGCCATCGGCATCATCGGGGCGTCCTTCGTCATCACCCAGTTTCACACCTCGATGATGTTTGCGCCCAACGTGGTGGGTACGGCCAACGCCGTGGCCGGCGGCTGGGGCAACCTCGGCGGCGGCATTGCCAACATGGTCATGCCCCTGGTGGCCGCCGGATTTGTGTCGCTGGGCTACGTAGACCGGGCCAACTCCTGGCGCCTGGCCATGGTCGTGCCCGGCCTGATTCTGCTCGTTATGGCTTGGCTGTATTACAAATACACCCAGGATACGCCCCGCGGCAACTATGCTGATATTCAGCGCGAGTCAGCCCAACAGCCCAAAGGCACGTTTCTGCTGGCTCTGCGCGACTACCGCACCTGGGTATTGGCTTTGGCCTACGGAGCCTGCTTCGGTATTGAAATCACCATCGACAACGTGGCCGCCGTGTATTTTGTCGACCACTTCGGCGCCACGATGGTCATGGCCGGTATGCTGGCTGGCATCTTCGGGTTCATGAACATCTTCGCCCGCGGCCTGGGCGGCTGGGTAAGCGACAAGGCCGGCCGGACTTACGGCATGCAGGGCAAGTGGCTGCTGCTGAGTGGGCTGCTGGTGCTCGAAGGCGTGGGTATTGCCTTGTTTGCTCTAGCGCCCAGCCTGCCGCTGGCTATAGCTGCTATGTTAGGGTTTGCCTTGTTTTTGAAAATGGCCAACGGCTGCACCTATTCCATTGTACCCTTCGTGAATAAGCAGGCCCTGGGCAGCGTGAGCGGCGTAGTGGGCGCAGGCGGTAATCTGGGTGCCATGCTGGTGGGCTTCCTGTTCAAATCGGCTTCCATCAGCTACAGCACGGCTTTTCTCTACATCGGTATCGGCGTGGCGGCTGTGGGCGGCCTGGTGCTGCTGGTGCGGTTGGTGCGCCGGGAAATAAGTGAGCCGGCCGCCGAAGCCGCTACCGAAGCGCCCCTGACGCTGGCCGGTGCTTAG
- a CDS encoding alginate export family protein — MTGRIPDGEYAPGTAGFLRRATLPPQPGLRTPEGERAAFGAGRAHLGSTSQVYKTDPNLFNVFEAYGQYHLTPRLAVRVGRQVLDYDNARFLGGLDWAQQGRSHDALKLMYADSSGFAVHGGAGFNQSFSLEPAKLTDTYYGGVDNYKSMEYLWLHKDLTRGKLSALFFNDGRQHTDSTTYYRQTYGLTGEATAGRATLTAEAYYQTGYDAASRAVRAYLAASSVTLTTKLTPLTLGADYLSGSDATDSRNHAFVPLYGTNHAFYGHMDYFYVGNNHGQNGRTAGLADFYLKTNFKLTPKTSLMAHLHHFESPAAVYSPGTTDQALSSRLGEELDLVLNANVSPDFNFKLGYSHFLATASLDALKGRAGQAHNQWAWAMLTFKPVLFKN, encoded by the coding sequence ATTACGGGACGGATTCCGGACGGTGAATACGCCCCGGGAACAGCCGGCTTTCTTCGTCGAGCAACGCTCCCGCCTCAACCTGGACTACGGACGCCAGAAGGTGAGCGTGCGGCTTTCGGTGCAGGACGTGCGCATCTGGGCAGCACCAGCCAGGTATATAAAACCGACCCCAACCTGTTCAACGTCTTTGAGGCTTACGGGCAGTACCACCTCACGCCTCGGCTGGCCGTGCGGGTGGGTCGGCAGGTGCTCGACTATGACAACGCCCGGTTTCTGGGCGGGCTGGACTGGGCCCAGCAGGGCCGCAGCCACGATGCCCTGAAGCTGATGTACGCCGACAGCTCGGGCTTCGCTGTGCACGGCGGGGCGGGGTTCAACCAGTCGTTTTCCCTGGAGCCCGCCAAGCTGACTGACACCTACTACGGCGGCGTGGACAACTACAAGTCCATGGAGTACCTGTGGCTGCACAAGGACTTGACCCGTGGCAAGCTCTCAGCCCTGTTTTTCAACGACGGCCGGCAGCATACTGACTCCACCACCTACTACCGGCAGACCTACGGCCTGACCGGCGAGGCCACTGCCGGCCGGGCAACCCTGACGGCCGAAGCCTATTACCAGACCGGCTACGATGCCGCCAGTCGTGCCGTGCGGGCCTATCTGGCGGCGAGCAGCGTGACGCTCACTACCAAGCTCACGCCCCTCACGCTGGGCGCCGACTACCTCTCGGGCTCCGACGCTACCGACTCCCGCAACCACGCCTTCGTGCCGCTCTACGGCACCAACCACGCCTTTTACGGGCACATGGATTACTTCTACGTGGGCAACAACCACGGGCAGAATGGCCGCACCGCCGGCCTGGCCGACTTCTATTTGAAAACCAACTTCAAGCTGACGCCCAAAACCAGTTTGATGGCCCACCTGCACCACTTCGAGTCGCCGGCCGCGGTGTACTCGCCGGGCACGACGGACCAAGCGCTGAGCAGCCGGCTGGGAGAGGAGCTGGACCTGGTGCTCAATGCCAACGTGAGTCCGGACTTCAACTTCAAGCTGGGCTACTCGCACTTTCTGGCCACCGCTTCGCTCGATGCACTGAAGGGGCGCGCCGGGCAGGCCCACAACCAGTGGGCCTGGGCCATGCTCACCTTCAAGCCGGTGCTCTTCAAAAACTAA